One region of Cyanobacterium stanieri LEGE 03274 genomic DNA includes:
- a CDS encoding EAL domain-containing protein — protein sequence MSETQEFRHILVIEDRKGRRILSLEENNYTLGRDSNNPIVIYDYQVSRTHATLVKKEDTQGSTYRIVDGDLQGKRSTNGILVNGHATLSHELKHGDTIRFANEAKANYYIIATESGIDLFNPDDLGNLNARSTLTSPTTQTMISKQEEQENPQDQEELIRLASFPELSPHPIIEVDWDGNITYLNPAASIKFENLYEEKLNHPILSDLLVESNNRQGNLFLREVKIGTEVFEQYVHYLSEKKLIRSYIFDFTKRKQAEAQLKESEARYRAILRQTSEGIILAYAHNKKIIEVNGAYAKMIGYSPEEIREMTLYNLIASDLQLFNQDLARIAERKQDTLAQYIHRCKDGTLLNLESNISLISYQNKDIFSIVVKNVPEVNQGIHNSNYHNFYDSLTNLANKRLLEKQLDIALSSAKSYQHFLGLITLEIKGLDSFKRVRGEEETNKFLQNFAQTFESCLRSFDLAARWDENKFIALFSRIRGPRDPAKIAKRISMVFEQYIQQQKGNTDLDLNISMVVYPLDGETAEHLLQSALISTDQGNYDESNVVSWSGFRISPKTASLLRLENLIGSAIQEKQFYLCYQPQLNLADHSLMGMETLLRWNHPELGKITPKHFLRLAEETDFMLPLGVWILQTAAAQMKQWSNQGLSTSPVTVNISSRQFNQDSFVDLVATILRETGLPPQLLELEIMENALLQNPTLAASSLKQLSDLKVRLCLDNFGVGGSSLGHLQQFPFDTVKISPSVIAKLESNHGLKAFVRAIVSFSQGYNQRVVAVGVEKNTQLELLKGLDCTQIQGNFFSSPLTSQEATTFLEKGDFHLPR from the coding sequence ATGAGTGAAACTCAAGAATTCCGTCATATATTAGTCATAGAAGACCGTAAAGGAAGAAGAATTTTATCCCTAGAAGAAAATAACTATACCCTAGGGAGAGATTCCAACAATCCCATCGTCATTTACGATTATCAAGTTTCTCGCACCCATGCAACCCTCGTCAAAAAAGAAGACACCCAAGGCAGCACCTATCGCATCGTAGATGGAGACTTGCAAGGAAAAAGAAGCACTAACGGAATCTTAGTTAATGGTCATGCCACTCTTTCCCATGAATTAAAACATGGGGATACCATTCGTTTTGCCAACGAAGCCAAAGCCAACTACTATATAATCGCCACAGAATCAGGCATCGATTTATTTAATCCTGACGACTTAGGAAATCTCAACGCTAGAAGCACCCTCACTAGCCCCACCACTCAAACCATGATTTCCAAGCAAGAAGAACAAGAAAACCCCCAAGATCAAGAAGAATTAATCCGTCTGGCTTCCTTTCCCGAATTATCTCCCCATCCTATCATCGAAGTAGATTGGGACGGTAACATAACCTACCTCAACCCCGCTGCTAGCATCAAATTTGAAAATCTCTACGAAGAAAAATTAAATCATCCTATCCTTTCTGATTTATTAGTAGAATCAAATAACCGTCAGGGTAATCTTTTTTTGCGAGAAGTAAAAATAGGAACGGAAGTATTTGAGCAATATGTTCACTATCTTTCTGAGAAAAAACTAATTAGGAGCTATATTTTTGACTTTACCAAACGAAAACAAGCAGAAGCCCAGTTAAAAGAAAGTGAAGCCCGTTATCGAGCCATTTTACGTCAAACTTCCGAAGGAATTATCCTCGCCTATGCCCATAACAAAAAGATTATCGAAGTAAATGGAGCTTATGCAAAAATGATTGGTTATAGCCCTGAGGAAATCAGGGAAATGACTCTTTATAATCTCATTGCCAGTGATTTACAATTATTTAACCAAGATTTAGCCAGAATTGCTGAGAGGAAACAAGATACCCTTGCCCAATATATTCACCGTTGTAAAGATGGTACTTTGTTAAATTTAGAGTCTAATATCAGTTTAATTAGCTATCAAAATAAAGATATTTTTTCCATTGTTGTTAAAAATGTTCCTGAGGTAAATCAAGGAATTCATAATTCTAATTATCATAATTTTTATGATAGTTTAACTAATTTAGCTAACAAAAGATTATTAGAAAAACAATTAGATATTGCCCTCTCTTCGGCTAAAAGCTATCAACATTTTCTTGGTTTAATTACTCTAGAAATTAAAGGATTAGATAGTTTTAAAAGGGTGAGAGGGGAGGAAGAAACTAATAAGTTTTTGCAAAATTTTGCCCAAACTTTTGAGTCTTGTTTGCGTAGTTTTGATTTAGCAGCTAGATGGGATGAGAATAAATTTATAGCTTTATTTTCCCGTATTCGAGGACCTCGAGATCCTGCCAAAATTGCCAAGAGAATTTCCATGGTTTTTGAGCAGTATATTCAACAACAAAAGGGCAATACTGATTTAGATTTAAATATTAGTATGGTGGTTTATCCTCTCGATGGAGAAACGGCGGAACATCTTTTACAAAGTGCCTTAATTTCTACAGATCAAGGGAATTATGATGAATCTAATGTGGTGAGTTGGAGTGGTTTTAGAATTAGCCCCAAAACCGCTAGTTTGCTGAGGTTGGAAAATCTGATTGGTAGTGCTATTCAGGAAAAGCAGTTTTATCTTTGTTATCAACCCCAATTGAATCTTGCCGATCATAGTTTGATGGGGATGGAAACTCTACTGCGTTGGAATCATCCTGAGTTGGGGAAAATTACCCCGAAACATTTTTTAAGATTGGCCGAGGAGACTGATTTTATGTTGCCTTTGGGGGTTTGGATTTTGCAAACGGCGGCGGCTCAGATGAAACAATGGTCTAATCAGGGTTTATCCACATCTCCTGTGACGGTTAATATTTCTAGTCGTCAGTTTAATCAAGATAGTTTTGTGGATTTGGTAGCGACGATTTTGCGCGAAACTGGTTTACCTCCTCAATTGTTGGAGTTGGAAATCATGGAAAATGCGTTGTTACAAAATCCCACTTTGGCCGCTAGTAGTTTGAAGCAACTTTCTGATTTGAAGGTGCGTTTATGCCTGGATAATTTTGGGGTGGGTGGTTCTTCTTTGGGACATTTACAACAGTTTCCCTTTGATACGGTAAAAATTAGCCCTTCGGTGATTGCGAAGTTAGAGTCTAATCATGGTCTTAAGGCTTTTGTAAGGGCGATCGTGTCCTTTAGTCAAGGTTACAATCAAAGAGTCGTTGCCGTCGGGGTAGAAAAAAATACTCAGTTAGAGCTATTAAAGGGTTTGGATTGTACCCAGATTCAGGGTAATTTCTTCAGTAGTCCTTTAACTTCCCAAGAAGCCACAACATTTTTAGAAAAAGGTGATTTTCACCTCCCTAGATAA
- a CDS encoding RuBisCO accumulation factor 1 produces MVDNNIINNPPQISESEKQELVRSLLHKEGCWVDWGKKCQILQKAGINPQEIFEQTGLQNSQQNLVIVASQVYQSLVDNQVEESTLKYYQGPRSDVLYELRVLNHQERQQAALYCEQKKMDVDGAKEVAKNMKLFARISQPPEGFTNHPGDTVAYQYWKSARQKKTLADKTRLIAEGLKYAHSEGARNKIQQLLTEVATAETVGKMPLLPMYRLEAEEQIPCILPMVGTFPLALSSLENIPSLCPQGPFDVVQVSQSMNLVSIPTWQPVLQAQSPVVVMATTHDLPQQQDEKNEPILVVVDVEDRQWSSQYYFLVDNHGEVKFSWLPTENQDRILGRVLVILKPRKILDENNLTQPWQMDD; encoded by the coding sequence ATGGTAGATAATAATATTATTAATAATCCTCCTCAAATATCAGAATCTGAAAAACAAGAATTAGTGCGATCGCTCTTACACAAAGAAGGGTGTTGGGTTGATTGGGGCAAAAAATGTCAAATACTGCAAAAAGCAGGAATTAACCCCCAAGAAATTTTCGAGCAAACAGGATTACAAAATAGTCAACAAAACCTTGTCATCGTAGCTTCCCAAGTGTATCAAAGTTTAGTTGATAATCAGGTAGAAGAGAGTACCTTAAAATACTATCAAGGGCCACGTAGCGACGTATTATACGAATTAAGGGTATTAAATCATCAAGAGCGCCAACAAGCCGCCCTCTATTGTGAACAAAAAAAAATGGATGTGGATGGGGCAAAGGAAGTGGCTAAAAATATGAAATTATTTGCCCGTATCTCTCAACCCCCCGAAGGATTCACCAACCATCCTGGAGATACCGTAGCCTATCAGTATTGGAAAAGTGCTAGACAAAAGAAAACCTTAGCTGATAAAACCCGTCTCATTGCCGAAGGTTTGAAATATGCCCATTCTGAAGGGGCGAGAAATAAAATTCAACAACTATTAACCGAAGTTGCCACCGCCGAAACCGTTGGAAAAATGCCCCTTTTACCAATGTATCGCCTAGAAGCAGAAGAACAAATTCCCTGTATTTTGCCGATGGTTGGTACATTTCCCCTAGCCCTATCATCTTTGGAAAATATTCCTTCCCTATGCCCCCAAGGCCCTTTTGATGTGGTGCAAGTTTCCCAATCCATGAATTTGGTTTCTATTCCCACATGGCAACCTGTATTACAAGCCCAAAGCCCCGTGGTAGTAATGGCCACTACCCATGATTTACCCCAACAACAGGATGAAAAAAATGAACCGATTTTAGTGGTGGTAGATGTAGAGGATAGGCAGTGGAGTTCACAATATTATTTTTTAGTGGATAACCATGGAGAAGTGAAGTTTTCTTGGTTACCTACCGAAAATCAAGACAGGATTTTGGGACGGGTATTAGTGATTCTTAAGCCTCGTAAAATTTTAGATGAGAATAACTTAACTCAACCATGGCAAATGGATGATTGA
- the plsY gene encoding glycerol-3-phosphate 1-O-acyltransferase PlsY: MSFSILISFALILTAYLLGSIPTGYLAGRILKGIDIREHGSGSTGATNVLRTVGKGAAIGVLLVDLVKGMMAIALIKMITNSLGGNVLQWQEWLVMTGALLAVLGHSKSVWLKFSGGKSAAISLGVLFVMNPFVGLGTLATFLIVLYFSRIVSLSSLSGAIAVSVFMAIFNPSIPYLTFALLAGLYVIIRHRTNIQRLMAGKEPRIGQAVTP, translated from the coding sequence ATGAGTTTCTCTATTTTGATTAGTTTTGCCTTGATCCTAACCGCTTATCTCCTAGGTTCGATCCCCACGGGTTATTTAGCGGGACGCATTCTTAAGGGTATTGATATTCGAGAACATGGTTCGGGTTCAACAGGTGCTACAAATGTACTACGTACCGTAGGGAAAGGAGCCGCCATCGGTGTTTTATTGGTGGATCTTGTTAAAGGGATGATGGCGATCGCCCTTATAAAAATGATCACCAATTCCCTAGGGGGAAACGTATTACAGTGGCAAGAATGGTTAGTAATGACCGGAGCGCTCCTAGCCGTATTAGGTCATAGTAAATCCGTATGGCTAAAATTTTCAGGGGGTAAGTCCGCCGCCATCAGTCTTGGGGTTTTGTTCGTAATGAATCCCTTCGTCGGTTTAGGAACATTGGCAACCTTTCTCATAGTCCTATACTTCTCCCGCATCGTTTCTCTTAGTTCCCTCAGCGGTGCGATCGCCGTTAGCGTATTTATGGCCATCTTCAACCCTTCCATCCCCTACCTAACCTTTGCCCTCCTCGCAGGTTTATACGTCATTATCCGTCACCGTACCAACATTCAACGATTAATGGCAGGAAAAGAACCCCGTATAGGTCAAGCTGTAACCCCATAA
- a CDS encoding NAD(P)/FAD-dependent oxidoreductase, with protein MNNNPSANKTPHIVIVGGGFAGLYAAKELGNAPVKVTLVDKRNFHLFQPLLYQVATGSLSPAEICSPLRLVVGRNPNTRVVLDEVVDIDPDKKQVIMREGILDYDKLIIGTGVSHHYFGNDQWEEEAPGLKSIENALDIRRKIFLAFEEAEKVSSPEEKQEWLTFAIVGGGPTGVELAGAIAEIAHKIIKNDFQEIDTTQAKILLIEGMDRVLPPYSPDLSKKAQESLEELGVTVLTQRMVNNIENNTLTMRHGEKTEEIKARTILWAAGVKASGLAKVIAERTNAETDRAGRIIVEPNLSLPECPDIYVVGDLAHFAHQGEKPLPGIAPVAMAQGKYMAKSIKDEIKGKPVNAFQYVDKGSLAVIGDNHAVVDLGFVKLSGLVAWLVWVFAHIYYLIEFDNKLTVMLQWGWNYLTRGRGARLITGEITEKNLMTKSFNNPHYSSTENSDGKIEKETLRVS; from the coding sequence ATGAATAACAACCCCTCAGCAAACAAAACTCCTCACATTGTGATCGTCGGTGGTGGCTTTGCTGGTTTATATGCCGCTAAAGAGTTGGGCAATGCCCCCGTAAAAGTTACCCTAGTGGATAAACGTAATTTTCATTTGTTCCAACCCTTACTCTATCAAGTGGCTACGGGTAGTTTATCCCCTGCCGAAATTTGTTCTCCCTTGCGCCTAGTGGTTGGTAGAAATCCCAATACCCGTGTTGTGTTAGATGAAGTGGTAGATATTGATCCTGACAAAAAACAGGTGATCATGAGAGAGGGTATTTTAGATTATGATAAATTAATTATTGGTACTGGAGTAAGTCATCATTATTTTGGGAATGATCAATGGGAAGAAGAAGCTCCCGGTCTAAAAAGTATTGAAAATGCCCTCGATATTCGTCGCAAAATTTTCCTCGCTTTTGAGGAAGCCGAAAAGGTTTCTTCCCCTGAGGAAAAACAAGAATGGTTAACCTTTGCCATCGTTGGTGGCGGCCCTACGGGAGTTGAATTGGCAGGGGCGATCGCCGAAATTGCCCACAAAATCATCAAAAATGATTTCCAAGAAATTGATACCACCCAAGCAAAAATTCTCCTCATCGAAGGAATGGATCGAGTATTACCCCCCTACTCCCCCGATTTATCCAAAAAAGCCCAAGAATCTTTAGAAGAATTAGGGGTAACAGTGTTAACCCAACGTATGGTAAATAACATTGAAAATAATACCCTAACCATGCGCCATGGAGAAAAAACCGAAGAAATCAAAGCTCGTACTATTCTTTGGGCCGCAGGGGTAAAAGCATCGGGATTAGCTAAAGTTATTGCCGAAAGAACTAACGCCGAAACCGATCGCGCCGGTAGAATTATCGTTGAACCTAATCTCAGTTTACCAGAATGCCCTGATATATATGTAGTGGGAGATTTAGCCCATTTTGCCCACCAAGGAGAAAAACCCCTCCCCGGTATCGCTCCCGTAGCCATGGCACAGGGTAAATACATGGCAAAATCCATTAAGGATGAGATCAAAGGTAAACCTGTCAATGCTTTTCAATATGTGGATAAAGGAAGTTTGGCGGTAATCGGTGATAATCATGCGGTGGTGGATTTAGGATTTGTGAAATTATCTGGCTTGGTGGCTTGGTTGGTTTGGGTATTTGCCCATATCTACTATCTCATTGAGTTTGATAATAAGTTAACGGTAATGCTTCAGTGGGGTTGGAATTATCTTACCCGTGGTAGGGGTGCAAGGTTAATTACTGGGGAAATTACTGAGAAAAATCTTATGACTAAATCTTTTAATAATCCCCATTATTCTTCTACGGAAAATAGCGATGGGAAGATAGAAAAGGAAACTCTCAGGGTTTCTTAG
- a CDS encoding EAL domain-containing protein → MNSDYTATVFNNKLRSLIHVLVIKDKTSRNTIVLEDQRYTLGRDPRNNIPIRSKKVSRVHGTILRREDAQNKTFSYWLLDGDLMGNRSTNGIFINDKRCLVQELKHGDLITLGMDVEGEYHILSNVDELELLREEDFAPPTRVSSTQGKGNEEGKNYGTGDEREDAPTLISSSETLFISEPTVESFDESISESAQVSEAQSEELSKLASFPEWSPNPIVEVDWSGRITYLNPAAVTKFPGLRLNETNYDHPVLEGLVKGIKKNSGSTNLFVREVKIKNQVFEQYIHYLSEQKLVRSYIFDFTGRKITATQVNESEQRYKTVLNQIREGIFLVDASTKKVLEANSALANLLGYRLDDLHSLSLNNLLSFSVGELEQKVAGWLSHPNSGVEVLGYRRKNGFSLDLESSYSVISYGDQKIISFTVHPVSENVEHQTIIQEEGLFDLETNLPNRQLFLEQLNTAIANSYRLEQLLCVIFVELELQKNLTENISKKTQSTLLEGFSKRLRSSLRSGDTVARWQGNQFVCLLPQVRSVRDIGKVCHRVLETLKPPFFLEHQKIHVKTSMGIAVYDDENNTREVILTNAQNALKKSQESGSNTYKFIQPQIQEEIERLLKLEKLLSSALEKKELCLHYQPRIKVESREITGVEAFLRWNHPELGCMYPKQFLPLAEETGLIMDIGEWVLETACFQHRIWLKNNVIQKPISINISNYQFQQPNFTNVIANVLEKTDLPSEFLELEITEETIAQDLELAQKTLLQLKEMGIKICLDDFGKGMSALGYLKQFQIDTIKIDQDIVQNLENNSQDLAIVSAIIGVGKNFNIAVVAEGIESKKQLDLLLELGCEEIQGNLLTEPLKMGDTTNFLANPNNSLTLS, encoded by the coding sequence ATGAATAGTGATTACACTGCCACCGTCTTTAATAATAAATTAAGAAGTTTAATTCATGTCTTGGTAATTAAAGATAAAACTTCTCGTAATACAATTGTGTTGGAAGATCAAAGATACACTTTGGGCAGAGATCCGCGTAATAATATTCCTATTAGATCAAAAAAAGTATCCCGTGTTCATGGAACTATTTTGAGGAGAGAAGACGCTCAAAATAAAACTTTTTCTTATTGGTTATTGGACGGGGATTTAATGGGTAATCGTAGCACTAACGGTATATTCATTAATGATAAAAGATGTTTGGTACAAGAATTAAAACATGGCGATTTAATAACCTTGGGCATGGATGTTGAAGGGGAATATCATATCCTGTCGAATGTAGATGAGCTAGAGCTTTTACGAGAAGAAGACTTTGCACCTCCCACAAGGGTATCATCAACTCAAGGGAAAGGAAATGAAGAAGGTAAAAACTATGGCACAGGTGATGAGCGAGAAGATGCCCCCACATTAATCAGTAGTTCGGAAACACTGTTTATTTCTGAACCAACGGTAGAATCTTTTGATGAGAGTATTTCCGAATCGGCTCAAGTTTCTGAGGCACAGTCCGAGGAGTTGAGTAAATTGGCTTCTTTTCCTGAATGGAGTCCTAATCCTATTGTAGAGGTTGATTGGTCGGGGAGAATTACCTATCTTAATCCTGCCGCCGTGACTAAGTTTCCCGGTTTGAGATTAAATGAAACCAATTATGATCATCCTGTTTTAGAAGGGTTGGTTAAGGGTATTAAGAAAAATAGCGGTAGTACCAATCTTTTTGTTCGGGAGGTAAAAATTAAAAATCAAGTTTTTGAACAGTATATTCACTACTTATCTGAGCAAAAATTGGTTCGATCTTATATTTTTGATTTTACGGGTAGGAAGATTACCGCCACCCAAGTCAATGAAAGTGAACAAAGATATAAAACTGTTTTAAATCAAATTCGAGAGGGAATTTTTTTGGTGGATGCCAGTACAAAGAAGGTGCTAGAAGCTAATAGTGCTTTGGCTAATCTTTTGGGTTATCGTCTTGATGATTTACATAGTTTGAGTTTGAATAATTTATTATCTTTTAGTGTGGGGGAGTTAGAACAAAAAGTTGCTGGATGGTTGAGTCATCCTAATTCGGGGGTAGAGGTGTTAGGTTATCGTCGCAAAAATGGTTTTTCTTTGGATTTGGAGTCTAGCTATTCGGTGATTAGTTATGGCGATCAAAAAATAATCTCTTTTACCGTACATCCTGTTTCTGAAAATGTTGAACATCAGACTATAATTCAAGAAGAGGGTTTATTTGATTTAGAAACTAATTTACCTAATCGGCAGTTATTTTTGGAACAGTTAAACACTGCGATCGCCAATAGTTATCGCCTAGAACAACTGTTATGTGTCATTTTCGTTGAATTAGAGCTACAAAAAAACTTAACGGAAAATATAAGTAAAAAAACTCAATCAACCCTATTAGAAGGGTTTTCTAAAAGATTAAGATCATCTTTGCGTAGCGGTGATACCGTAGCCAGATGGCAAGGAAATCAATTTGTCTGTTTATTGCCCCAAGTCAGAAGCGTACGAGACATTGGCAAAGTATGCCATAGAGTCTTAGAAACCCTCAAACCTCCCTTTTTCCTTGAACATCAAAAAATTCATGTGAAAACTAGCATGGGTATTGCGGTTTATGACGATGAAAACAACACCAGAGAAGTAATCTTAACCAACGCTCAAAATGCCCTCAAAAAAAGCCAAGAATCTGGGAGCAATACCTATAAATTTATACAACCCCAAATCCAAGAAGAAATAGAAAGGCTATTAAAGCTAGAAAAACTTTTAAGCTCAGCCTTGGAAAAAAAAGAGTTATGCCTTCACTATCAACCAAGAATCAAGGTAGAAAGTCGGGAAATAACAGGAGTAGAAGCCTTTTTGCGTTGGAATCATCCCGAGTTAGGTTGTATGTATCCCAAGCAATTTTTACCCCTAGCCGAAGAAACAGGATTAATTATGGATATTGGGGAATGGGTGTTAGAAACTGCTTGTTTTCAACATCGAATCTGGTTAAAAAATAACGTTATTCAAAAACCTATTAGCATCAATATTTCTAACTATCAATTTCAACAACCTAACTTCACCAATGTTATCGCCAATGTTTTAGAAAAAACTGATTTACCCTCAGAATTTTTAGAACTAGAAATAACAGAAGAAACCATTGCCCAAGACTTAGAATTAGCACAAAAAACACTCTTACAATTAAAGGAAATGGGCATCAAAATATGTTTAGATGACTTCGGTAAAGGAATGTCTGCCTTAGGTTATCTCAAACAATTTCAGATTGATACCATCAAAATAGATCAAGATATTGTGCAAAACTTAGAAAATAACTCTCAAGATTTAGCAATAGTATCAGCTATAATTGGTGTAGGGAAAAACTTTAACATTGCCGTTGTAGCGGAAGGAATTGAGTCAAAAAAACAATTAGATCTCTTGTTAGAGCTAGGATGTGAAGAAATACAAGGTAACTTGTTGACAGAACCGTTAAAAATGGGTGATACTACCAATTTTCTGGCCAATCCAAATAACAGTTTGACCTTATCATAA
- a CDS encoding metallophosphoesterase family protein, producing the protein MTAKTNRRFVIGDVHGHFQALLGLLRAIAPTPEDEIYFLGDLIDRGEDSAKVVNFVMENNYQCILGNHEAMLLQSFTPKGLNHMSFQSWLQNGGYSTITSYNNKIPPEHLEWMRQLPLNIDLGDYWLVHAGLDPTKPPQKQNSDQFCWIRNEFHSIPEPYFKDKTIIIGHTITFTFPGVKPGQIVQGNGWIGIDTGAYHHSYGKLTALELNESMVYQVDSFGRHFSSKKLVDAVYKIDPQNLAFRKPKIFF; encoded by the coding sequence ATGACAGCAAAGACAAATAGAAGATTCGTTATTGGTGATGTTCATGGTCATTTTCAGGCTTTACTGGGGTTGTTAAGGGCGATCGCCCCTACTCCAGAAGATGAAATTTATTTTTTGGGAGATTTAATCGATAGGGGGGAAGATAGCGCCAAAGTCGTTAACTTCGTCATGGAAAATAACTATCAATGTATTTTGGGAAATCATGAAGCGATGCTCCTACAATCCTTCACCCCCAAGGGCTTAAATCATATGTCCTTTCAGTCGTGGCTACAAAATGGGGGCTATTCTACCATCACCAGTTATAACAACAAAATTCCCCCAGAACACCTAGAATGGATGCGTCAACTGCCCCTGAATATCGATTTAGGAGACTATTGGTTAGTCCATGCGGGGCTAGATCCCACCAAACCCCCTCAAAAACAAAACTCAGATCAATTCTGTTGGATTAGAAATGAATTCCACAGCATCCCTGAACCCTATTTTAAAGACAAAACTATTATTATCGGTCATACCATTACCTTTACTTTTCCGGGGGTAAAACCGGGGCAAATAGTCCAAGGAAACGGCTGGATAGGTATCGACACAGGGGCTTATCATCACAGCTACGGCAAATTAACTGCCCTAGAATTAAATGAATCCATGGTTTATCAAGTGGATAGTTTTGGAAGACATTTTTCCAGTAAAAAATTGGTCGATGCGGTTTATAAAATTGACCCCCAAAACCTCGCTTTTAGGAAGCCAAAAATATTTTTCTAA